The following coding sequences are from one Homalodisca vitripennis isolate AUS2020 unplaced genomic scaffold, UT_GWSS_2.1 ScUCBcl_3321;HRSCAF=8783, whole genome shotgun sequence window:
- the LOC124372462 gene encoding uncharacterized protein LOC124372462 has translation MSNNGIRHTLSPPYHPMSNGLAENSVKYAKNKIKCALRDKKDVNIALSRILFDYRNAVHATTNETPAKLMFNRQLRTRLDLLRPNLSMTVSKRQDKQKEYFSGTKIRLFYPGQNVIVRDYRTRDKWVSATVIKQISNVIYEVELTSGIVFRRHIDQIVAVQGEPADVNKQVESADAFDDSSSFPPVMTPVGREPIAVSPHSPPSDRVARSPPLSVSCRSNGKQTADRGNTSPAATAAVMPRQLFPSNNNDRRYPVRIRNPVDRLNL, from the exons atgtcaaacaatggtatcagacatactttgagtcctccataccatccc atgagtaacggtttggcagagaactctgtcaaatatgctaagaataagatcaaatgtgctttacgtgataagaaagatgtaaatatagctttaagtagaatattgtttgattatcgaAATGCTGTTCATGCTACCACCAATGAGACCCCAGCAAAGTTGATGTTTAATAGGCAATTAAGAACTAGGTTAGATTTATTAAGGCCTAACCTGTCAATGACAGTTAGTAAAAGACAAGACAAGCAAAAGGAGTATTTCTCTGGAACTAAAATTAGACTATTTTATCCtggtcaaaatgtaattgttagggaCTATCGCACCCGTGACAAATGGGTTAGTGCTACGGTAATTAAGCAGATCAGCAATGTTATATACGAAGTTGAATTGACGTCTGGCATTGTGTTCAGACGGCATATTGATCAGATTGTAGCCGTGCAGGGAGAGCCAGCTGATGTAAACAAACAGGTAGAATCAGCTGACGCTTTCGATGACAGTTCCTCTTTCCCCCCGGTCATGACGCCGGTGGGGCGAGAACCAATAGCAGTGAGTCCCCACTCTCCGCCGAGCGACCGTGTGGCTCGCTCCCCTCCCCTCTCAGTGTCGTGCCGTTCTAacggtaaacaaacagctgatcgtGGCAACACGTCACCGGCTGCGACGGCAGCTGTCATGCCGCGCCAGCTGTTCCCAAGCAACAACAATGATAGACGCTATCCTGTGCGGATTAGAAATCCCGTGGATAGGCtgaacttgtaa